The following proteins are encoded in a genomic region of Glycine soja cultivar W05 chromosome 17, ASM419377v2, whole genome shotgun sequence:
- the LOC114392233 gene encoding transcription factor MYBS3-like, whose translation MRTGRKCSYCRNFGHNSRTCNTHHKGGLKLFGVQLNLSNCRCCSSLSSTNSSSSSCSSTLIDIMKRRSLSMNYHLVSSRITSSSPSYNFLLGGGVDENSDKAISDGYIASVGGGGLTSTTRHQERKKGVPWNEEEHRKFLEGLEKLGKGNWRGISKHFVTTRTPSQVASHAQKYFLRQTSFNKRKRRRSLFDVGRYETTTTLEPLNTCLKASGQFGSLFGTIITCPQWVSYKHSVMNWATTSTNYTHQSAAPDLELKLAVPKQTEPCERT comes from the exons ATGAGGACGGGAAGAAAATGCTCCTATTGTAGAAACTTTGGTCACAATTCAAGGACTTGCAACACTCATCACAAAGGAGGACTAAAGCTTTTTGGAGTGCAACTTAACCTTTCTAATTGTCGTTGTTGTTCTTCATTATCATCAACTAATTCATCCTCTTCCTCTTGTTCATCAACACTCATTGATATCATGAAAAGAAGAAGTTTGAGCATGAATTACCACCTTGTATCTTCACGAATCACCTCATCATCACCCTCTTATAATTTTCTGCTTGGTGGTGGTGTGGATGAAAATTCAGATAAAGCAATATCTGATGGGTACATAGCCAGTGTCGGTGGTGGTGGACTCACTTCAACAACTCGTCAtcaagaaaggaaaaaag GTGTGCCATGGAATGAGGAGGAGCACCGGAAATTTCTTGAAGGACTGGAGAAGCTGGGGAAGGGTAATTGGAGAGGCATTTCTAAACATTTTGTTACAACAAGAACACCATCCCAAGTGGCTAGTCatgcacaaaaatattttttgcgtCAAACTAgcttcaataaaagaaagcgcCGTCGCAGCCTCTTTGAT GTGGGAAGATATGAAACCACAACTACACTTGAACCATTAAATACTTGTTTAAAGGCAAGTGGTCAATTTGGGTCCCTATTTGGGACTATAATTACTTGTCCTCAGTGGGTTTCTTACAAACATTCAGTGATGAATTGGGCCACCACTTCAACAAACTACACTCATCAAAGTGCTGCCCCAGATCTAGAACTCAAGCTTGCTGTTCCCAAACAAACAGAGCCATGCGAAAGAACTTAA
- the LOC114393043 gene encoding homeobox protein ATH1-like codes for MENNMYSARLDMAGRNSTGIDEIARHLAPKPLIHCYSFDLNNQNHIINGIPVLAGEQGEPANDVHVEGCFLNPASIADSNSFVTSQGKTIVGDASNQINNNDFQEHLVGGRPIASASLSAARIGLQANLESSEALPYSMCSLEALGPYLFNNWQGTSNPLPATFGDHHHAYDELSSIGKWNVNKILRAPEADGTEILAYSSIGSLVQNGWTSSNVANLANFAYNSPHCSNELSLSLARSPQTTGQCSEMSCSGASHSMNGTRSGLEQSSCSSKELCMRLGSNKHVQFSSAILGSRFLVGIQEILAQIATYSFENVEQINCSAAGVRAGGDKSASAFTPKRTVENNQNASMFGAHVEESPLEGLATESNKSQLLMLLQLVDNGYSQCLDEIHTVVSAFHAATELDPHMHAHFALQTISLLYKDLRERISNCILAMGPDFNSLCSEEEKEWSLETSFIQKQWALQQLKRKDQLWRPQRGLPERSVSVLRTWMFQNFLHPYPKDAEKHLLAVKSGLTRSQVSNWFINARVRLWKPMIEEMYAEMSRRKACRNEEGMEITQRTRISMKNQMLNIN; via the exons ATGGAGAACAACATGTACAGTGCTCGACTAGACATGGCTGGCCGAAATTCTACCGGCATAGATGAAATTGCTCGCCATTTAGCACCAAAGCCACTGATTCATTGCTATTCATTTGACCTCAATAACCAAAACCATATTATAAATGGAATTCCAGTGCTTGCTGGAGAGCAAGGTGAACCTGCAAATGATGTCCATGTTGAAGGTTGCTTCTTAAACCCTGCTAGTATTGCGGATTCAAATTCATTTGTTACATCACAAGGAAAGACTATTGTAGGAGATGCCTCAAATCAAATTAACAACAATGATTTTCAAGAGCATTTAGTTGGAGGAAGGCCAATTGCTTCTGCTTCACTTTCTGCTGCTAGAATTGGCCTTCAAGCAAATTTAGAGAGTTCAGAAGCTTTGCCTTATTCAATGTGTTCATTGGAGGCATTAGGACCATATCTATTCAATAATTGGCAGGGCACATCAAACCCTTTGCCTGCAACTTTTGGTGATCATCATCATGCCTACGATGAATTATCCAGTATTGGTAAGTGGAATGTGAACAAGATTCTGAGAGCTCCAGAGGCTGATGGGACTGAGATCCTGGCCTATTCATCCATAGGAAGCCTGGTTCAAAATGGATGGACATCATCAAATGTTGCAAACTTGGCCAATTTTGCCTACAATTCCCCTCATTGTAGTAATGAGCTATCACTAAGTCTTGCAAGATCTCCTCAAACTACTGGTCAGTGCTCAGAGATGAGCTGCTCCGGCGCATCACATAGCATGAATGGAACGAGGTCAGGCTTGGAGCAATCCTCCTGCAGCAGTAAGGAACTGTGTATGAGATTAGGCTCTAACAAACATGTCCAGTTTTCATCAGCAATATTAGGGTCCAGATTTCTTGTTGGAATTCAAGAGATACTTGCTCAAATTGCAACATATTCATTTGAAAATGTGGAACAGATAAATTGCTCAGCTGCTGGTGTTAGAGCAGGAGGAGATAAGTCAGCTTCAGCTTTCACACCAAAGAGAACGGTAGAGAATAATCAAAATGCATCCATGTTTGGAGCACATGTAGAAGAATCTCCATTGGAAGGACTTGCAACTGAATCAAACAAATCCCAACTTCTCATGCTTCTTCAGCTG GTGGACAATGGATATAGTCAATGTTTGGATGAGATTCATACTGTGGTATCTGCATTCCATGCTGCTACTGAACTGGATCCACACATGCATGCACATTTTGCGCTTCAAACGATCTCTCTCTTATACAAGGACTTGCGAGAGCGGATTAGCAATTGTATTCTTGCCATGGGACCGGATTTTAACAGCTTGTGTTCAGAAGAGGAGAAGGAATGGTCTCTTGAAACATCATTCATTCAAAAGCAATGGGCTCTCCAACAGCTAAAAAGAAAAGATCAGTTATGGAGGCCCCAAAGGGGCTTGCCAGAAAGATCTGTCTCCGTACTACGCACTTGGATGTTTCAGAATTTCCTCCATCC GTATCCAAAGGATGCAGAGAAGCATTTACTTGCAGTAAAAAGTGGGTTGACGCGAAGCCAG GTATCCAATTGGTTTATCAATGCACGTGTTCGACTGTGGAAGCCTATGATTGAAGAAATGTATGCTGAAATGAGTAGAAGAAAAGCTTGTAGAAATGAAGAAGGAATGGAGATCACTCAAAGAACCAGGATAAGCATGAAAAATCAAATGTTGAATATCAATTGA
- the LOC114391903 gene encoding abscisic acid receptor PYL2-like, which produces MITLPHHSTQKSSNHKFVTPQNYMASETHHHVEGLTPEELTQLEPIIKKYHLFEASSNKCFSIITHRIEAPASSVWPLVRNFDNPQKYKHFIKGCNMKGDGSVGSIREVTVVSGLPASTSTERLEILDDDKHVLSFRVVGGEHRLQNYRSVTSVNEFHKEGKVYTIVLESYIVDIPEGNTEEDTKMFVDTVVKLNLQKLGVVAMASSMNGR; this is translated from the coding sequence ATGATAACTTTGCCTCATCACTCAACCCAAAAATCATCAAATCATAAGTTCGTAACACCCCAAAATTACATGGCCTCGGAAACCCACCATCATGTGGAAGGCCTAACACCCGAGGAACTAACCCAACTTGAacctatcataaaaaaataccatCTATTCGAAGCATCTTCCAACAAATGTTTTTCCATAATAACACACCGGATTGAAGCACCCGCGAGCAGCGTGTGGCCCTTGGTCCGGAACTTCGACAACCCTCAGAAGTACAAACACTTCATCAAAGGGTGCAACATGAAAGGGGATGGCAGCGTTGGAAGTATTAGGGAAGTAACTGTGGTCTCGGGCCTCCCGGCCTCAACCAGTACCGAGAGGCTCGAGATTTTGGACGATGACAAACACGTCCTAAGTTTTAGGGTCGTTGGCGGCGAACACCGACTCCAAAACTATCGTTCAGTCACATCCGTGAACGAATTTCACAAAGAGGGTAAGGTTTATACTATTGTTTTGGAATCTTACATCGTAGATATACCTGAAGGGAATACGGAGGAAGATACCAAGATGTTTGTTGACACCGTGGTGAAACTCAATCTTCAAAAACTTGGGGTCGTGGCCATGGCTTCATCAATGAATGGACGATAA